One part of the Neisseria zalophi genome encodes these proteins:
- the nfsB gene encoding oxygen-insensitive NAD(P)H nitroreductase, with product MKTLKEALDWRYTTKVYDAGKKISAEDFAQIEHILQFSPSSTNLQPSHFIIADDDAGKARIAKAAEGPYAYNAPKIKNASHIIVFCSKVFADDEHLEAVLEQEDKDGRFAEEANKTQMHNTRRMFLNIHRYNYKDEPHWHARQTYLTFGAVLLGAAQLGLDATPIEGVDMAKVDEEFGLHQKGYSALAVIALGYRDEAEDFNARLPKSRLPKEKLFTKA from the coding sequence ATGAAAACTTTAAAAGAAGCACTCGACTGGCGTTACACCACCAAAGTATATGATGCCGGCAAAAAAATATCGGCGGAAGACTTTGCCCAAATCGAGCACATCCTCCAATTCAGCCCGAGCAGCACCAATTTACAACCCTCTCATTTCATTATTGCCGACGATGATGCCGGTAAAGCACGCATTGCCAAAGCAGCAGAAGGCCCTTATGCCTACAATGCTCCAAAAATCAAAAATGCTTCCCACATTATTGTATTCTGCAGCAAAGTTTTCGCTGATGACGAACATTTAGAAGCCGTTCTCGAACAGGAAGACAAAGACGGCCGCTTCGCCGAAGAGGCTAACAAAACCCAAATGCACAATACCCGCCGGATGTTTTTAAATATCCACCGTTACAACTACAAAGATGAGCCTCACTGGCATGCCAGACAAACTTATCTGACTTTTGGCGCCGTATTGCTCGGTGCTGCCCAATTAGGCTTGGACGCCACCCCGATTGAAGGTGTGGATATGGCGAAAGTAGATGAAGAATTCGGACTTCATCAAAAAGGCTATTCTGCTCTGGCTGTAATCGCGTTGGGCTACCGCGACGAAGCAGAAGACTTTAATGCCCGCTTGCCAAAATCACGTTTACCGAAAGAAAAATTGTTTACCAAAGCTTAA
- the htpX gene encoding protease HtpX, with protein MKRIFLFLMTNIAVLVVIGIVLSILGVSANPNDMVSLLIYSAVIGFTGSIISLLMSKTMAKRSVGAEVITQPHNETEAWLLKTVENQARQWNLKTPEVAIYHSPEPNAFATGASKNNSLVAVSTGLLDHMTRDEVEAVLAHEMAHVGNGDMVTLTLIQGVVNTFVVFLARVVSGMVARTEGGGTSQGTYFMVSMVLQVVFGFLASFIVMWFSRQREYRADAGAACLVGAPKMIAALQRLKGNASDLPKEMAAMGIASEAKDSLLSTHPTLDNRIARLKQL; from the coding sequence GTGAAACGTATTTTTTTATTTTTAATGACCAATATTGCGGTTTTGGTTGTTATCGGTATTGTACTGAGCATACTCGGGGTGAGTGCAAACCCCAATGATATGGTCAGCCTGCTGATTTATTCGGCAGTAATCGGCTTTACCGGTTCCATTATTTCTTTATTGATGTCCAAAACCATGGCAAAACGCTCGGTTGGTGCGGAAGTGATTACTCAACCGCACAATGAAACCGAAGCGTGGTTATTAAAAACAGTTGAAAACCAAGCCCGCCAATGGAATTTGAAAACACCCGAAGTGGCTATTTATCATTCACCCGAACCAAATGCCTTTGCGACCGGTGCCAGCAAAAATAATTCATTGGTTGCCGTCAGCACCGGATTACTCGACCATATGACAAGGGATGAAGTTGAAGCGGTATTGGCACATGAAATGGCACACGTCGGCAATGGTGATATGGTGACATTGACCTTGATTCAAGGCGTCGTCAATACTTTTGTGGTGTTCTTGGCGCGTGTGGTTTCAGGCATGGTAGCACGTACAGAGGGCGGCGGTACCTCACAAGGTACTTATTTTATGGTCAGTATGGTATTGCAAGTAGTATTCGGCTTTTTAGCCAGTTTTATTGTGATGTGGTTCAGCCGCCAACGTGAATATCGCGCCGATGCAGGTGCGGCCTGTTTGGTAGGGGCGCCGAAAATGATTGCCGCTTTACAACGTTTGAAAGGCAATGCCAGTGATCTACCTAAAGAAATGGCCGCTATGGGTATTGCCAGTGAAGCAAAGGATTCATTGCTCAGTACACATCCCACATTAGACAACCGTATCGCCCGCTTAAAACAGCTTTAA